From Rudanella lutea DSM 19387, a single genomic window includes:
- a CDS encoding ABA4-like family protein: MTPETAFTLANALVFPQWLLMIIAPRWRVTQWLVGTLIIPMVLAVMYLAYLFTGSKPLDFMAFSTLQGVMSLLGSGDKGPALAGWIHYLAFDLVAGSWVLRDGQQRQIHHGLLVPCLLFCFMLGPTGLLLYGIVRLMASRK; encoded by the coding sequence ATGACTCCCGAAACCGCTTTCACGCTGGCCAATGCGCTGGTATTTCCGCAATGGTTGCTGATGATCATAGCCCCGCGTTGGCGGGTGACTCAATGGCTTGTCGGCACGCTCATCATTCCGATGGTGCTGGCCGTGATGTACCTGGCCTACCTCTTTACTGGCTCAAAGCCGCTGGACTTTATGGCCTTCAGCACGTTGCAGGGGGTAATGTCGCTGTTGGGCTCGGGCGACAAAGGTCCGGCGCTGGCGGGTTGGATTCATTACCTCGCTTTCGATCTGGTGGCCGGTAGCTGGGTGCTCCGCGACGGGCAGCAGCGCCAGATTCACCACGGTTTGCTGGTGCCCTGTTTGCTGTTCTGTTTTATGCTCGGCCCCACGGGTTTGCTGTTGTATGGAATTGTGCGGCTGATGGCATCCCGGAAGTAA
- a CDS encoding XisI protein translates to MDKLTQYRQIAQQVVTETAAKLNSAENLEALLSVDNQHGQYLVLTDGWEGIERIYGPLVHLEVKPDAKVWLRYDGTDLEIGQELLNRGVLSTDLVLAFHSPQLREYSGYAVA, encoded by the coding sequence ATGGATAAATTGACTCAATATCGGCAAATTGCCCAGCAGGTTGTGACTGAGACTGCGGCCAAACTTAATTCGGCCGAAAACCTGGAAGCACTGCTCTCAGTAGATAATCAGCATGGGCAATACCTGGTTCTTACCGACGGTTGGGAGGGTATTGAACGAATATACGGTCCTTTGGTGCATCTGGAAGTAAAGCCTGATGCCAAAGTCTGGCTCCGCTACGATGGCACTGATTTAGAAATCGGTCAGGAGCTTCTCAACCGGGGCGTTCTATCAACCGATCTTGTTCTGGCGTTTCATTCGCCACAACTTCGAGAGTATTCGGGGTATGCAGTCGCCTAA
- a CDS encoding response regulator, translating into MRQRLNILIVEDESVTAMDIQETLEEVGHTVLAIADTYENALQAIRKYPPDLAIVDVKLRGSAADGIILAKELQQTHQTPVIFLTANSEPKTVQRAKEANPTAYLLKPFRPEELLIQIELAWGYFKNRQADPGRFLFFPIKNKGHKRIDLNEVMYVKASGANTHIFLAGEVVHYEVSTHLANVAQYFSAPNFFRLSRSLIVNLDMIDSIEAEKVRMRGKVHTLEISPKNRKELLHQFSVVKTKPLNG; encoded by the coding sequence ATGAGACAACGCTTGAACATCCTGATTGTTGAAGATGAATCGGTTACGGCAATGGACATTCAGGAGACTTTGGAAGAAGTTGGCCATACCGTTTTGGCTATTGCTGACACGTATGAAAATGCCCTGCAGGCTATTCGGAAATACCCACCCGATTTGGCAATTGTGGATGTGAAACTGAGAGGCTCGGCCGCAGATGGTATCATTCTGGCTAAAGAGCTACAGCAAACCCACCAGACTCCTGTTATTTTTCTGACGGCTAATTCTGAGCCAAAAACCGTGCAACGCGCCAAAGAGGCCAATCCTACGGCCTATCTGCTCAAACCCTTTCGGCCCGAAGAGCTGCTGATTCAAATCGAGCTGGCCTGGGGCTATTTTAAAAACAGGCAGGCCGATCCGGGGCGTTTCCTGTTTTTTCCCATCAAGAATAAAGGGCACAAGCGAATTGACCTGAATGAGGTAATGTATGTGAAGGCGTCAGGAGCCAATACCCACATCTTTTTGGCCGGCGAAGTAGTCCATTACGAGGTAAGCACCCATCTGGCTAATGTAGCTCAATACTTCTCTGCACCTAATTTTTTCAGATTATCGAGGTCGTTGATTGTTAATTTGGACATGATTGATAGTATCGAAGCTGAGAAAGTGCGGATGAGGGGTAAAGTTCATACCCTCGAGATTTCGCCTAAAAACCGGAAAGAACTACTTCATCAATTTAGCGTCGTTAAAACGAAACCACTCAACGGCTAA
- a CDS encoding sensor histidine kinase: MAAAQQLEREATTQRDSAKLAKAYYQFGKVFNARANYLQAQQYYTKALGILTRRADSYELGQVYLRMSELEAEQEHSLKCIEYARTALAIFERIGSDKGRMIAYGALNNGYVKIWMSQQQSDRQHPLWDTLWQYTRASERLAYQLQDSLAIAEISISMGSLYAHAQDRKALLYLNRGKDYFQKKARLYLYQLSSTWITLANAHLALGEPARAYEALRAGERVYRQMAAENTIDRRFLETYIRYHKATRNFPKAFEYAEKLRALESKILLADREGAISRLNIAYETEKKDAHIKNQQRELQLRAENERNQRLLLGVGLCLLLGAIATSVAFYRLYRRNRRISHQNEVLVKEQNHRVKNNLQVISSLLNLQARRLTDEAARRTMRESQVRIESMAILHRSLYEQEQLAQVYLPEFVAELVENVGQSFGYRPSEQRINIDPMFLDADKATLVGLILTELLTNAWKYAFPDADASVLRISATQNERMLEIIVADNGPGWDGTTDQKSLGIRIIRAQAAQLQAEYGFKQHQGTVFWLRFSNQTTTL, from the coding sequence ATGGCCGCTGCCCAACAACTGGAGCGGGAAGCCACCACCCAGCGCGATTCGGCCAAACTGGCTAAGGCTTACTACCAATTCGGTAAGGTCTTCAATGCTCGGGCAAACTACCTACAGGCCCAGCAGTACTACACGAAGGCATTGGGAATTTTGACCAGACGGGCCGACTCCTACGAGTTGGGGCAGGTGTACCTGCGCATGTCGGAGTTGGAGGCCGAACAGGAGCACAGTCTTAAATGCATCGAATATGCCCGCACAGCCCTGGCCATCTTTGAACGAATTGGCTCCGATAAGGGTCGGATGATTGCCTACGGGGCACTCAACAATGGGTACGTAAAAATCTGGATGAGTCAGCAGCAAAGCGATCGCCAGCATCCCCTCTGGGACACATTATGGCAGTACACCCGTGCCAGCGAACGCCTGGCTTATCAACTACAAGACTCGCTGGCAATCGCCGAAATCAGCATTAGTATGGGTAGTTTGTACGCGCATGCCCAAGACCGTAAAGCACTGTTGTATTTGAATCGGGGTAAAGATTATTTTCAAAAAAAGGCCAGGCTGTACCTGTACCAGTTATCGTCTACCTGGATTACTCTGGCGAATGCACACCTCGCACTCGGAGAGCCCGCCCGCGCCTACGAAGCTCTGCGGGCGGGCGAACGGGTATATCGGCAGATGGCCGCTGAAAATACAATAGACCGTAGATTTCTGGAGACATACATTCGCTACCATAAAGCCACTCGCAACTTTCCCAAAGCGTTTGAATACGCTGAAAAACTGCGGGCTTTGGAAAGCAAAATACTCCTTGCCGACCGCGAGGGGGCCATCAGTCGACTCAACATTGCCTATGAAACGGAGAAAAAAGATGCCCATATCAAAAACCAGCAACGAGAATTACAGCTACGGGCCGAAAACGAACGAAACCAACGCCTGTTGTTGGGGGTGGGCCTATGCTTACTGTTAGGGGCTATTGCCACCAGTGTAGCCTTCTATCGGCTTTATCGCCGAAATAGGCGTATCAGCCACCAGAACGAAGTGCTGGTGAAAGAGCAAAACCACCGGGTAAAGAACAACCTGCAGGTTATATCCAGCCTGCTGAACCTACAGGCTCGCCGACTTACCGACGAGGCCGCCCGACGAACCATGCGCGAAAGCCAGGTGCGTATCGAATCGATGGCTATTTTACACCGAAGCCTCTACGAACAGGAACAATTGGCGCAGGTCTATCTGCCCGAGTTCGTCGCCGAACTGGTCGAAAACGTGGGTCAGTCGTTCGGGTATAGACCGTCAGAGCAACGGATAAACATAGACCCGATGTTTCTGGATGCGGACAAAGCTACATTGGTCGGTTTAATTTTGACTGAGTTGCTGACCAATGCGTGGAAATACGCATTTCCAGACGCCGACGCGTCGGTGCTCCGCATCAGTGCCACGCAGAACGAACGTATGCTGGAGATTATAGTCGCCGATAATGGCCCCGGTTGGGACGGTACCACCGACCAAAAATCGCTGGGAATACGCATTATCCGGGCACAGGCCGCGCAACTTCAGGCTGAATATGGGTTTAAACAGCACCAGGGAACCGTATTCTGGCTACGGTTCTCCAATCAGACCACCACTCTATGA
- a CDS encoding OmpA family protein — MIADNRINDVIDHLNTFIAQNPYSTQAYVNLGIFLDGKGDKAGAVSNYEKAIGIDPNQYDALYNLGVYYYNEGANRMQAGQTLSSQRRNFEKAAAYFERAHRVQTYQCELVNNLNKTYELLGTSKRVECYGSPSQQAKPQPQNTASSQNFIGQWQGEMRGAMYYNFNLFITAFDGNQFTGYYTDEEGRIVKRDVRGTVNGTKIQVQLDAIPVEGTISGDVIKGTGTLATPADIQVVLKKKAGQTDSKKADQKPSAFEYRGVLTDKKTRSVPQHVVVFYEDLSTGEMLGQADVNGRTGEFVLYLPYGKRYGISAKGEGFIAASTNIDLTNINTAPKSIPGELAITTIEAGNAITLNNIFFETGKAALLPESFLELNRIADFLKANGSIVTEIAGHTDNVGGDAANQILSQDRANAVRYYLQSRGIQASRLIGKGYGKNKPVAPNTTEAGRQQNRRVEFVILRK; from the coding sequence TTGATAGCTGACAACCGTATAAATGATGTAATCGATCACCTGAACACATTCATTGCACAAAACCCCTATAGCACTCAGGCTTATGTCAACCTGGGGATTTTTTTAGACGGTAAAGGCGACAAAGCTGGTGCAGTAAGCAATTACGAAAAAGCAATCGGTATTGACCCAAATCAGTATGATGCGCTGTATAATCTGGGTGTCTATTATTACAATGAGGGGGCTAATCGAATGCAGGCCGGGCAAACGCTAAGTTCACAACGGCGAAATTTTGAGAAGGCCGCAGCCTATTTCGAGCGCGCTCACAGGGTTCAAACGTATCAGTGTGAATTGGTCAATAACCTGAACAAAACGTACGAACTACTGGGGACTTCAAAACGGGTTGAGTGTTATGGGAGCCCTTCTCAACAGGCCAAACCCCAACCTCAGAATACAGCCAGCTCCCAGAACTTTATTGGCCAATGGCAGGGCGAAATGAGAGGGGCCATGTACTATAATTTCAACCTGTTTATCACGGCTTTCGATGGTAATCAGTTTACAGGCTACTACACCGATGAGGAGGGGCGAATCGTAAAAAGAGACGTGAGGGGAACGGTAAATGGCACTAAAATCCAGGTGCAGTTGGATGCCATACCCGTAGAGGGAACGATATCGGGCGATGTAATAAAAGGGACTGGCACATTGGCTACCCCTGCCGACATTCAGGTGGTCTTGAAGAAGAAAGCAGGGCAGACAGACAGCAAAAAGGCTGATCAAAAGCCGTCGGCCTTCGAGTACCGGGGTGTTCTGACAGATAAGAAAACCAGATCCGTACCTCAGCATGTGGTAGTCTTTTACGAAGATCTCAGCACCGGCGAAATGCTCGGTCAGGCCGACGTAAATGGGCGTACGGGCGAATTTGTGCTGTATTTACCCTACGGCAAACGCTACGGCATTTCGGCCAAAGGCGAGGGCTTTATCGCGGCTTCGACCAACATTGACCTCACGAACATCAACACAGCCCCCAAAAGCATCCCAGGCGAATTGGCCATTACCACCATTGAAGCAGGAAATGCCATTACGCTGAACAACATCTTCTTTGAAACCGGCAAAGCTGCCCTGTTGCCCGAATCGTTTCTGGAGTTGAACCGGATAGCCGATTTTCTGAAGGCAAACGGGAGTATCGTGACCGAAATAGCTGGGCATACCGACAACGTCGGGGGAGATGCAGCTAACCAAATACTCTCGCAGGACCGGGCCAACGCCGTACGCTACTACCTGCAATCGAGGGGCATACAGGCATCCAGACTGATTGGCAAAGGCTATGGCAAAAACAAACCGGTAGCTCCCAACACCACCGAAGCGGGTCGGCAGCAAAACCGCCGGGTCGAGTTTGTAATTCTGCGGAAGTAG
- a CDS encoding element excision factor XisH family protein gives MAKDIFHDIVKTVLQQDGWTITHDPLTLKLSKRNLFIDLGAERIMAAERDNQKIAIEVKSFVGLSPLTDFYKALGQYQLNILALKRKMPYRVLYLAMPQESYETLMNDDILAEFLNELSLRYIIFDPKNKQLVQWIN, from the coding sequence ATGGCAAAAGACATTTTTCACGATATTGTTAAAACAGTCCTGCAACAGGATGGCTGGACTATTACGCATGATCCGCTTACTCTTAAACTCTCTAAACGAAACCTTTTCATTGACCTGGGAGCCGAGCGAATTATGGCAGCCGAACGGGACAATCAGAAAATAGCCATTGAGGTCAAGAGTTTTGTTGGACTTTCGCCGTTGACTGATTTTTACAAAGCACTTGGGCAATACCAACTCAACATCTTGGCGCTCAAACGAAAAATGCCATATCGGGTGTTATATCTGGCAATGCCCCAAGAGAGCTACGAAACCTTAATGAATGATGATATACTCGCCGAATTTCTGAACGAATTGTCGCTCAGATATATCATCTTCGACCCGAAAAACAAACAACTTGTGCAATGGATAAATTGA
- a CDS encoding T9SS type A sorting domain-containing protein, with the protein MTHPYRLSILEYQPGRRYLLLGFLMLIGLGQALAQKPRLLKDIYPGFFQMGPFAKPNSSSPERFIEVNNRIVFTAKEIVVVNGETRGRDALWVTDGTENGTQQIMFWPEGQWEVELVNKAVINGLLYFYLYAIDANRNVTRAQLWRSDVTKNGTFQLRMFEFTTWTTSTLSNFQAFNNQNYFVVQDELWRTNGTLAGTVRVISATDLRGGFSNLTATDNTLYFINDRRLYRSDGTRNGTTPLNVPNLFTQNSSVVHMRAAGNSVYLIVKELLPNREVHSLWRSDGTVASTRQLTVLDDSPAPQGYKTVIWEVLPIEKKLYYIFQRDSNLQQELWVSDETSQGTLKISDLHKRNVPFRNDVLVNLNNKVCFTKAIDTNRFEFWVSDGTVRGTVRLPIDGGGFSPQDYEYYRLNPKQVRMYIPQRSPSSPANNSTSIYETDGTEAGTRLLFDVAQYTATTLDIESFTRPIRLGNRLVFAAEEYEGSINAGTYSSRTGEELYALDISCTPPARPVILGGTLPCNGTVERYRVNTPRAGEIRRWSVQGGRIVANNDSTITVEWLESGQRTVSVSASNDCTSSTATLGVFVKPSVPPSSVVITAGGSLTLQSGTTVTLSVPNVSGQLYQWFRNGISITGATSHQYVANTAGDYTIAVNREGCLITSPPVRVSVALQVIISGSAVVCSGQSTTLVANTTNGTAPFTYQWRLNGTLQPGSANQLVANAPGTYAVTITDSQSLTAVSPAFTLVQIPTPNATITASGAISLLTGTATVLSVPAVAGQVYLWTRDGQTIAGANNSSLTVTQAGTYAVVVARAGCQAISVPTVVSIILATEPTLPGFALEVSPNPATALLRVRLVLDTPATATFRLFDGAGRQLQAQAFGVRQRKHEHTFDVSDLPGGVFFLRAEAGDKQLTRKLIKE; encoded by the coding sequence ATGACACACCCCTACAGACTATCAATACTGGAGTATCAACCAGGCAGACGGTATCTCTTATTGGGCTTCCTGATGCTAATTGGTTTGGGGCAGGCCCTGGCGCAAAAGCCGCGTCTGTTGAAAGATATTTATCCGGGATTCTTTCAGATGGGCCCATTTGCCAAACCGAATAGCTCCAGCCCCGAACGGTTCATTGAGGTGAATAACAGGATTGTTTTTACGGCTAAGGAGATTGTTGTGGTCAATGGCGAAACAAGAGGGAGAGACGCCTTGTGGGTGACCGATGGCACCGAAAATGGTACGCAGCAAATCATGTTCTGGCCAGAGGGCCAATGGGAGGTTGAACTGGTCAATAAAGCGGTGATTAACGGCCTGCTGTATTTCTACTTATATGCCATTGACGCAAATAGAAATGTTACTCGGGCGCAACTATGGCGTTCGGATGTGACAAAAAATGGCACGTTTCAGCTCAGAATGTTTGAATTTACAACCTGGACTACTTCCACACTCAGCAATTTCCAGGCCTTCAATAATCAAAACTATTTTGTAGTGCAGGATGAGCTTTGGCGAACCAACGGCACTTTGGCCGGTACTGTGAGGGTTATTTCGGCAACGGATCTTCGCGGTGGTTTCAGCAATCTGACGGCCACAGACAATACGCTGTATTTTATCAACGATAGACGACTCTACAGATCGGATGGGACAAGAAATGGCACTACACCGTTAAATGTGCCCAATCTGTTTACCCAAAACTCCAGTGTGGTGCATATGCGGGCTGCGGGTAATAGTGTGTATTTGATCGTCAAGGAATTATTACCCAACAGGGAAGTTCATAGTCTCTGGCGTTCGGATGGAACGGTAGCGAGCACCCGGCAACTGACGGTGCTGGATGACTCGCCGGCCCCTCAGGGGTATAAAACGGTTATATGGGAAGTACTCCCCATAGAGAAAAAACTTTACTACATTTTTCAGCGAGACAGCAACTTACAGCAAGAGCTTTGGGTCAGCGATGAAACCAGTCAGGGTACATTGAAAATAAGCGATTTACATAAACGTAATGTGCCATTCCGAAATGATGTCCTGGTCAATCTTAATAATAAAGTTTGCTTTACGAAGGCAATCGATACCAACAGATTTGAATTTTGGGTTAGCGACGGTACAGTGCGGGGCACGGTGCGCCTGCCGATAGATGGGGGGGGATTTTCTCCGCAAGACTATGAATACTACAGGCTAAACCCCAAGCAAGTCAGGATGTATATTCCGCAGCGTAGCCCGTCGAGCCCAGCCAACAATAGCACGAGTATCTACGAAACAGACGGTACAGAAGCTGGTACCCGGCTACTATTTGATGTTGCCCAATACACAGCAACAACCCTGGATATAGAAAGTTTCACACGGCCCATCCGATTAGGCAACAGGCTGGTTTTTGCCGCCGAAGAATACGAAGGCAGCATCAATGCAGGCACGTATAGCTCACGAACAGGGGAAGAGCTATACGCCCTCGATATTTCCTGTACCCCCCCTGCCCGCCCGGTCATTTTGGGCGGTACCTTACCCTGTAATGGAACCGTAGAGCGATACCGCGTAAACACACCCCGGGCGGGGGAAATTCGTAGGTGGTCGGTACAGGGTGGCCGAATCGTTGCCAACAATGATTCGACCATAACGGTAGAATGGCTTGAAAGCGGCCAACGCACCGTTTCTGTCTCGGCCTCAAACGACTGTACGTCCAGTACGGCAACATTGGGGGTTTTTGTGAAACCGAGCGTACCGCCCTCTTCGGTTGTTATCACTGCCGGAGGGTCACTGACGCTGCAATCTGGCACTACCGTTACCCTGAGCGTGCCGAATGTCAGTGGGCAGCTCTACCAATGGTTTCGCAATGGTATCAGTATCACCGGAGCAACCAGTCACCAATATGTTGCCAATACGGCGGGTGACTATACGATTGCGGTGAATCGGGAGGGTTGTCTGATTACGTCGCCCCCTGTGCGTGTCAGCGTGGCCCTACAAGTCATAATTAGCGGGTCGGCTGTAGTCTGTAGCGGACAGAGCACAACGCTCGTGGCAAATACCACCAATGGAACAGCCCCCTTTACCTACCAGTGGCGGCTGAACGGAACTCTCCAGCCGGGTAGCGCAAACCAATTGGTTGCCAACGCCCCCGGCACTTATGCTGTAACGATTACGGACAGCCAGAGCCTGACGGCTGTTTCGCCCGCGTTCACATTGGTCCAAATACCCACGCCTAATGCGACTATCACAGCAAGTGGGGCAATTTCGCTGCTTACCGGCACAGCTACGGTATTGAGCGTACCAGCCGTAGCAGGCCAGGTATATCTCTGGACGCGCGACGGGCAAACTATAGCCGGGGCCAACAACAGCAGTCTCACCGTCACGCAGGCAGGTACGTATGCGGTGGTCGTCGCACGCGCCGGTTGCCAGGCTATCTCAGTGCCTACCGTCGTGAGCATTATCCTGGCCACCGAACCCACATTGCCCGGTTTTGCGCTGGAAGTTTCGCCTAACCCAGCCACTGCGCTGCTCCGCGTCCGGCTGGTACTTGACACCCCGGCTACGGCCACGTTTCGGTTGTTCGACGGAGCCGGGCGGCAACTACAGGCACAGGCATTTGGCGTAAGGCAACGCAAACACGAGCATACATTTGATGTAAGTGACTTGCCCGGTGGTGTCTTTTTCCTACGCGCCGAAGCGGGAGATAAACAACTCACTCGAAAACTCATCAAAGAATAG
- a CDS encoding SCP2 sterol-binding domain-containing protein, which produces MTLQELTEQIRLKAAHADGLDATVKIDTDQGPIFIDARQSPAVVTNDDQPADTTISVSVSDLVKMGSGDMNPMMAFMTGKLKVKGDMGLAMKMGQIMG; this is translated from the coding sequence ATGACTTTACAGGAACTTACTGAGCAGATCCGACTGAAAGCCGCCCATGCTGACGGCCTGGATGCGACCGTGAAAATTGATACCGATCAGGGCCCCATTTTTATCGACGCCCGTCAGTCGCCCGCCGTGGTGACCAATGACGATCAGCCTGCCGATACGACCATTTCCGTGAGCGTGTCTGACCTGGTGAAAATGGGCTCCGGCGATATGAACCCCATGATGGCCTTCATGACCGGCAAGCTCAAAGTAAAAGGTGATATGGGCCTGGCCATGAAAATGGGTCAGATTATGGGATAA
- a CDS encoding Gfo/Idh/MocA family oxidoreductase, which produces MSRRNFLKTSAVAAAGFYIVPRHVLGRGFVAPSDKLNIAAVGCGGKADYNIQQAYNGGTDNLVALCDVDDRQSKKYRAKFPQAPYFKDYRHLFDGAGKTFDAVIISTPDHMHAPIAMAAMQLGKHVYVEKPLTHNIHEARMLTEAARKYKVVTQMGNQGSSGDATRQIETYIQKGLIGRVHKVECWTNRPVWPQGVKSPKDRGESQPVPPEVDWKLWLGTAPFREYHEAYMPFRWRGYWDFGTGALGDMGCHFMDVPFRALKLKYPTSVECSVGSVYADFFQEAFFDDVCPPSAAIHLTFPSADPKVKEIKFSWYDGGIRPALPDGIPYEVMFASIDGGMIFYGSKGMLTAGLFGNNPRLFPEEKFGGKKLPEPEKPLVEGKTEGHQQQWVKACKQGYGAYTSSSFDEAGPLTETVLMGNLATRSFMYREGKQFPGRKKLLWDGENMRITNFDYANQFVK; this is translated from the coding sequence ATGTCTCGTCGCAACTTTCTCAAAACCAGCGCCGTGGCGGCCGCTGGTTTTTATATTGTCCCCCGCCATGTGCTGGGGCGGGGCTTCGTGGCTCCCTCCGACAAACTAAATATTGCCGCTGTAGGCTGTGGCGGCAAGGCCGACTACAATATTCAGCAGGCTTACAACGGCGGCACCGACAACCTAGTGGCCCTCTGCGATGTCGACGACCGGCAGTCGAAAAAATACCGGGCTAAGTTTCCGCAGGCGCCTTACTTCAAAGATTACCGGCACCTGTTCGATGGGGCCGGCAAAACCTTCGACGCGGTCATTATCAGCACGCCCGACCACATGCACGCACCCATCGCCATGGCGGCTATGCAACTGGGTAAGCACGTGTACGTGGAAAAGCCCCTTACGCACAACATTCACGAGGCCCGTATGCTTACCGAAGCCGCCCGTAAATACAAGGTGGTGACCCAAATGGGGAATCAGGGAAGTAGTGGCGATGCGACCCGGCAAATCGAGACGTACATTCAGAAAGGTCTCATTGGCCGGGTACATAAGGTGGAGTGCTGGACCAACCGGCCGGTGTGGCCGCAGGGCGTGAAGTCGCCCAAAGACCGGGGCGAAAGTCAGCCCGTGCCGCCCGAGGTTGACTGGAAACTGTGGCTGGGTACGGCCCCTTTCCGCGAGTATCATGAGGCTTACATGCCGTTTCGGTGGCGGGGCTACTGGGATTTCGGGACTGGCGCCCTCGGCGATATGGGTTGCCATTTTATGGATGTGCCTTTCCGCGCCTTGAAGCTCAAATACCCTACCTCGGTTGAGTGCAGCGTGGGTTCGGTGTACGCCGATTTCTTTCAGGAGGCTTTTTTCGATGATGTGTGCCCGCCCTCGGCAGCCATTCACCTCACGTTTCCGTCGGCTGACCCCAAAGTGAAAGAGATCAAATTTTCGTGGTACGACGGGGGTATCCGCCCAGCCCTGCCCGACGGCATTCCGTACGAGGTCATGTTTGCCAGCATCGACGGCGGTATGATTTTCTACGGCTCCAAAGGCATGCTGACGGCGGGCCTGTTTGGCAATAATCCGCGCCTGTTTCCCGAAGAGAAATTTGGCGGCAAGAAGCTACCTGAACCCGAAAAACCATTGGTGGAGGGCAAAACCGAAGGCCATCAGCAGCAATGGGTGAAAGCCTGCAAGCAAGGGTACGGGGCTTACACGTCGTCGTCGTTCGATGAGGCCGGTCCGCTCACCGAGACCGTACTGATGGGCAATCTGGCTACCCGCAGTTTCATGTACCGGGAGGGCAAGCAGTTTCCGGGTCGTAAAAAGCTGCTCTGGGACGGTGAAAATATGCGCATCACCAATTTCGACTACGCCAATCAGTTTGTGAAATAG
- a CDS encoding YsnF/AvaK domain-containing protein, which translates to MAQTVIGVFDDASEAQQAMQELMEAGFSRNNIDLSAQTSSDMTGSSSYQTDSAHTHENREEKGGISGFFASLFGTDDDDDRRLRDNYTTVGDRHSILTVHAMDADEAQRAADIMDDAGAIDVDERADQYRSSTYADNRGSYNTDEGYSGSTLGTGVSADPLAPAYGVTSGITTSGTTNYADTNLNDRDTMDRGRMDRDEFRNTTNDESLNIPIIDEQLNVGKRTVERGGMRLRSRIVERPVEESVRLREERVRVDRNPVNRPATDADFTAFREGDVEMVEHAEVPVVGKEARVVEEVRLNKDVTERDETIRDTVRHTDVDVQNLSGTNADMHRTDSDRTIDPERDVTNRGL; encoded by the coding sequence ATGGCACAGACCGTGATCGGCGTCTTCGATGATGCCTCAGAAGCCCAACAGGCAATGCAGGAATTGATGGAAGCGGGTTTCTCGCGCAACAACATCGACCTTTCGGCGCAAACCAGCTCAGACATGACTGGCAGCAGTTCGTACCAGACCGATAGCGCACACACCCACGAAAACCGCGAAGAAAAAGGCGGTATTAGCGGGTTCTTTGCGTCGCTCTTCGGTACCGACGATGACGACGATCGGCGGCTCCGCGACAATTACACCACCGTGGGCGACCGGCACTCTATTCTGACCGTTCACGCCATGGATGCGGACGAGGCCCAGCGGGCGGCCGACATTATGGACGATGCCGGGGCGATTGATGTTGACGAGCGGGCCGACCAATACCGCAGCAGCACCTATGCCGACAACCGGGGCTCGTACAATACCGACGAAGGCTATTCGGGCTCAACCCTGGGCACCGGCGTATCAGCCGACCCACTCGCCCCCGCCTACGGTGTCACCTCGGGTATTACCACCTCGGGCACGACCAACTATGCCGACACTAACCTGAATGACCGCGACACTATGGACCGGGGCCGGATGGATCGGGACGAGTTCAGAAACACGACAAACGACGAGAGCCTTAACATTCCGATTATCGACGAACAGCTCAACGTAGGCAAGCGGACCGTTGAACGCGGGGGTATGCGGCTGCGGAGCCGGATTGTTGAGCGACCCGTGGAAGAGAGCGTTCGCCTGCGCGAAGAGCGGGTTCGGGTTGATCGTAACCCCGTGAACCGCCCGGCCACCGACGCCGATTTTACGGCTTTCCGCGAAGGCGACGTCGAAATGGTGGAACATGCTGAGGTACCTGTGGTGGGCAAAGAAGCCCGCGTTGTGGAAGAGGTACGACTGAACAAAGACGTGACTGAACGCGACGAAACCATCCGCGATACGGTGCGCCATACCGATGTCGACGTGCAAAACCTGTCGGGTACCAACGCCGATATGCACCGCACCGACTCCGACCGTACCATCGACCCCGAACGTGACGTAACGAATCGGGGGTTGTAA